The genomic region TTTTCCACATATCCTAGTTTTTATATAACTCAGAATTTGAGATATTCAATTTGGTATAAAATCCCAGTGTCCAATAAGAccaaaacatatatataataaagtcgAATTATTGTATATTAGCTACCACATATGGTAATCTTTATCTTGAGAACATGTTTATTTTTAAACCAAATACTGTTATAGGTATACTATTGTTATCACTTACTATTCTCATTTTGGATTCTCATAAGATCAGGAGACATGATTTGCTCTACAATTGGCGTGAAAAGAATGTTTTGTAGTAATCTTCTATGGTAAGTGTTTTAAACAATACTGGCTTTTCAGAAGTAATAATTGTTGGCGTTGGACCTATAAACCAAATCTACAAACACAACATCATTGTATAAACCCGCaactttaattaaaattctaaaacATAAACCACTAATTTATAACCAATTCAAACTCACCAACCATAATAACTCAATAACAATAacattttgttttccttttttttccaTGACAGTAACAAAACCAATTGACTTTTCAACCAATGATTTGATTCATTTTCCTCTGTCTCAGCCTATTTAGACTTCTCAACATTAACAAATTGGTTTCAATTGAAATTCTCAATTTCTCATTCTCAACATTAACATTAACAACCCATTCAACTTTTCAATTCAATATCTCAACTTTTCAATTTAACTTCTCAATCTACTATTCAAATCTCTGTTAATTTAGGGAAAACAAGAAGCAAATTCAAATTAGAAGCATAAATTACAACACAAGTTCAAATTAGAagcataaatcacaaaaataagaagcaacaaaagTCAACAAGGACTACCAGAATCGAAGACGAAAGACTCGCGGTGGTGGTGTCGTCTGTTCGCGTGGTTATGATGGTGGTTGGCGGATTTCGTGCAGGTTTGAAATGAAGGGAGTAAGAGACGGAGTCAGAGGTAGTAACGCCGTGCCGTTTTTCATTTCAATGGTGAGGGTGTTTTCCGCTTCCCTTTCGTTTTTCTTTCTACCAAACGCAACCCTTTtccattctttttttttgtttttgtttttgtttttttaccaTGTGGGCCTCAAAAAACTATTGGGCCCGAGCCTGGGCAAGTGCCCACCCTGGCCGGGCCCTAGCGTCGCCCCTGGCCCAGTGAACCcatgaaacctaagagttggGTTGGTTTGCAATATTTCCATGTACTCCCCTACATATTGAATGAATCTTTCATGTAAGCGAACCACTtctttaataaaaaatctttGTTATGGTTCTGTTTTTGTGTATGGGTTTAGTAAAAAGAATGAAATGGAAATACTTTGATTTTGGTTGAATTTGGGAGTATAAAAGTTAAAAAGAGAGGTTTGAATAGACATTCTCcaattaaaaattgttttcaaaaTCAGAGTTAAAAGTGAGGAGCAGAAGTTTGAAAAGCATTTTTAAAGATTACGCGATCAAATCAATGTTCTAGAAATAAAGGTTTACAGAGATAATGAGTGTACCTACTAAATGTATAATACATGACAACCTTTAGACATTAAGGGTTGTCGGTATTTTTAGGATTGGTTGTGAGGTAGGATCTAACTCATGCAGAGAGATGAGAAGCTCTGTATATggtatttttgtaatgatttaGATTCTCTTTCAACCTTAGgattgaggtatttatagaagtCTCTAGGCGTAGATCTCAGATTCCCAAAAAGTAACATTAACTTCTAAGAGAGAGGGGAATGCAAAAACTAATCCTCTATTATTCAAGACAATGTGATAAGTTTCCCATTGGCTTCCTCTTCGCGCCATCATGGGCTGAAACGTCACTCCCCAAGTTCTTACAAATCAGGCGAATCATTCAAGGAATAGGCAACATATTTGAGAAATGGGCGCTCATTCTGACAAATAAGTTGACATGGAGTCTCCTATATGGGTGGTGACGTACCACCTCGCCTATCCTGAGAAACTTCAGCCGCCCCTAGAAGGACTTTCATACTTATACCAATTTACAGTCCCTTAAGCAAAAGGCTTTTATAAAAGGCACAAGGTGGTTTTCCTTTCTTGGAATCGTTTATACGATATTTTAAGTTGTGTACCTCAAGCAATACTTTAAGTTGAGTCCCCCGGGAAACATTATAGTTGAGTCCCTTAAACGAAACAATTTTAAATTAAGTCCCTCAAACAAGACTTTAAGTCAAGTCCCTAAGGCGAGACTTTAGATTGAGTCTCTCATATGAGGCTTTAAGTTAAGTCTCTTCGGAGAGGCTTTATATTGAGTTTCCTATACGAGACTATGAGTTGAGTCCCCTAAGAGATACTTTAAATTGAATCCCTTATACGAGACTTTAATTCTAATCCCTCGTGTGAGACTTTAGATTGAGTCCCCCAAACGAGACTATTATTTGAGTCCCTTGGGTGATATTTTAAGTTAAACCCCTCATGCAAGACTTTAGATTAAATCTCCTTAGAGAGACTTTAAGAGAGACTTTAAATTGAGTCTCACAGATGAATCTTTAAATCGAGTCCCTCATGGGAGATTCTAAATCAAGTCTCTTATAAATTGGTAAAAATTATGTCCAGTAGGATAAAAGAAAATCATGGTTCATCACTCTACCCAAAGTAAGGTCATATAAGACTTTTTCCCTAAATGAAAGCAAATTTTCCCACTCTTCTCATAATTGGACGGAAAAGATTTTAGAACTGAATCCACATAAAAGAATATTTCCTTCTATTCATTGTACTACTACCAAGCAAGGAAAACTCACTTTACAACAAACTTTTCTTCCTCTCAGCTTTCCATCCTTCCACATTCTTTGAAACCAAACAATGCACAACTCTAATCTTAAtattaggggtgatcaaaaccaaaccaacccaatagaaaaccgcaaatcaaaccaaaccaaatcgaaaccgcaaaaaaccgcatttggttcggattagtttgggtcatcttttaataaaaccgcacggtttggttcggtttgcggtttatattttgtaaaccgaaccaaaccgaatcaaaccgcattatgttacaacctaaattttacttatctcacatccaacccaaacttaaacctattataccttaaccttatgattaccaacaattttctcatcctaacttcagtcccgatcttctaaaatctctaataacattatcgcaccttctttgccacaaacatctttcttcttctataatctctactctcttatattctttctttttcaccttctcatttttatgtaaatgttttgTATtatagtttcgtttttatcgcacatcttcttctctaatctctcaacacttttttttctttttcatcttcactaatctctcgtctcttatattttttttcattatagtaattttatattgttttatgctattattttatgtttaatatttcacttttgtctaatttaatttttacatattaaatggaaaattgttgtcaaaatatgacgagttttgttgttatttgatagtgtatgaatgtctaaatacaaaattatgttgtcatctatatgtgtatgtatggctcaataaaatatttgtaaaaaaccgaaccaaccaaaccgaaccaaaccgcattagtttggtttggttcggttcggttttttttttaaaagccaaccgaaccaaaccaaaccgcacgatttttctcttgcggttcggatgatttttttcgtcaaaaccgcccaaaccgcaccgcgatcacccctaCTTAATATAAACGCAACCAATCATTTTCTAACATTTTTTATTAGACTATCGAGAACAAGTTGACCCAAGTTTAGATATTAACTAATGACAGATTAAGATTTTCTGTTATCATTCCATTTTAGTTTcaacaaaaaatcaaaaatggCAACAAGAACCAAACTTTCTATTTGCATGATAGTGTTATTATTTGCAGTGACACTTAGAGGATTAATCGTTAATGCAATAGATGAATGGTCCAACTTTGCTATCAATGAAGCAACCATAGAAGACATACAAACAGCCTTCAACCGAAACGACATCACTTCAACACAACTCGTTGACTTTTACTTACACCGAATCCAAACTCTCAATCCCGTACTCCGCGCTGTATTGGAAGTTAATCCGGACGCACGAGATCAAGCGGACAAAGCTGATTGTGAAAGACGAGAAAATCAGAACCGTTCATTGCTTCATGGGATCCCAGTTTTGCTCAAGGACAGTATTGCCACCTTTGATAAACTCAACACTACGGCGGGGTCGTATGCGTTGTTGGGATCGAAGGTTCCGCGTGACGCGCACGTGGTTTCTAAGCTTAGGGACGCTGGTGCTATCATTCTTGGAAAAACTAGTCTCTCTGAGTGGTATGGTGTTCGTTCTAGCACTGAGCCAGAAGCTTGGTCTGCCAGAGGTGGATTTGCAATTGTAATATGCTAACTTTGTTATCGGTTGATTTATTGAATAACTGATGTATCTGGTCTGATGTATCTGCtctgaaaagaaaatatttgcttataatagtaATTAGAGTAGTATGAGTGGATAAGTAATAATAACTTGTGTTATGCAGAATCCTTATGTTGAATCCAAAAGTCCATGTGGGTCTAGCTTTGGATCTGCAATTTCAGTGGCAACTAATATGGTTACAGTTTCATTAGGGACAGAAACTGATGGCTCTATCATCTGTCCGGCTGATCATAACTCGGTAGTCGGGATCAAGCCTACTGTTGGACTCACTAGCAGGGCTGGTGTCATACCGGTTTCACCTCATCTAGATACTATTGGGTTAGTGCtgactattttaaatataaagaaCTAActtgaaatgaagaaaaaaaaattattaaaggaCCTGTTTGAAACTATAGATTAAGTTAAGTTGTTTGATTGTAGTTTTGTCTGTTAATTTTAATTGTGGGAATGTGTTTTTTGTAAAGGCCAATATGCAGGACTGTTTCAGATGCAGTTCATGTGCTTGATGTAATTGTTGGGTTTGATCCAAGAGATTATGAAGCTACGAAGGCAGCGGAAAAGTTTATACCTTCAGGTGGTTATAAGCAATTCCTCAATAAACAAGGGCTTAAAGGAAAGAAAATTGGTGTTTTGAGAAATCCATTTTTGATTCCTTATAATGGATCCAAAGTCATTTCCATGTTTGAGGATCATCTCAATGTATTGAggtaaaaatacaatataattcATGATGCTATGACTGACACTATAATAAAACTGAGACTATCTGTTTTACTTGTAAATTGAAGAGAAAGAGGTGCAACAATTGTTGATAATTTGGAAGTAGAAAATTTAACAATCGTTCTGGATCCTCTCCAAAATGGTGAAATGATAACCTTACTTCCAGAATTCAAGGTGTCCATCAACAAATATCTGCAGCAGCTCATTTATTCTCCTGTGAGGTCTCTAGCTGAGATtatagaattcaacatcaataacCCTATCTTAGTAAGTATGCATAGAGTTTTTAATTTGAATGGTCAATACTCAAATGCATGTGAATTTCTCAAGTTAATTATAACTttcaatattttcaaattttatccGTACTTTTAAGTATCCCTAATATATTATGCGAAGATACTTATATGACATAAAAGCTATGCATCATTTGGAGAGTATATGACTAGAACCTTTAACAGAGAATTATGCTATGTGGCACAAATATTTCACATTCGATACATGTCTGTTCTCTGACACATGTTAGTGTCAGACACCAACACGATAGTGATACTTGTGGTTATATTCAATTTTTCATTGACAAATTCTAATTTTTGTGGGTGTATTATCATGTATATGTGTCTGCGACTTAGTCAATGCTTCGTAGGGAGTTGATCAGTTTAATTTTGGTAGTTTAACACTGAACTGTTTCTGGTTTTTCTGCTAACAGGAAAAGACTGATGAGTATGGTCAAGATTTCTTTGTGGCATCAGAAATGACCAATGGCTTTGGAAAAACTGAAATTGAGGCATTGAAGATGATGGACCAATTGTCAAAAAACGGGTTTGAGAGAGTGataaaagaaaatcaattggATGCATTGTTAGCCATAGGCTCCAATGCTTCTCCAATGTTTGCAATTGGAGGATATCCTGCAATCACTGTCCCAGCTGGGTATGATAACCAAGGAATGCCATTTGGAATCTGTTTTGGAGGGTTAAAGGGAACCGAGCCAAAACTGATTGAGATTGCTTATGACTTTGAGCAAGCTACCAGTGCAAGGAAGCCACCCCCTCGCTTTTCGTTCACATGAAGAAATTTAAGGATGGTGCCTGACTTGACTGATATGTTTGTGGTGATTGTAGATTTCGATTAACGAAAGTACAATGTCGCATCTTCGTGATTCGTTGATGTATATCTTTTACCTTAGTTTCTGCAATTGAATTAATTATCTGATGTTAACAGTCATCAGATCTTTCATTCTCAGCTTTTCAACCATTTCAAGATTCCATTTATTTTGCTCAGATACTTTGATTACTCATCAAATATGATATCTTGTACTATTCATCTTTAAATTGTTGGGCTTGAAGTAATCATTAACATTTCTGCTAAAACTGACTATTATTACTAGTCATCGCAAGCATGAAATTCCACTTAATTTCCAAAAGAAGAATCCAAATCCAAATTCTGCCGGCCATAATGCTAACGTAGAAAATTTAGATAATATATTTAGTCTTTTGATATTTAGTATTAATACCTTGCTATTGTTATGTATTGTGATACTTTTTTCATTCCTAATGAAACCTAGTCATTTTGTCTTTTCTCTATCTATATCAATCCCTAATGTTAATATGGTATCAAAGAGGTTGGTTGATTCTATTAGAATCTTGGATGTTTGATGAAAACTCTCACTGAATCTATGCAATAAGGTTTTCTTTGTTCTCTCCCTCAAATTTTGGATAAGTGCTTCTCAAATTTTGAATGTGATTTCTTACACGGGAACGTGTTTGTGAAATTTGAGTGTATTTGTTTCGAGCAACACTTTGATTTTGATTACCTTTGGTTCTCTCATAGTTTGTTCTATTGGCTACTGATAAAGATTATCCTCTTCAATCTAATTGCATGAAAAGTATTCTTATCGgagttatataataaaaaaatgaaaggaaaaaggaaaaggaaTTATGTTGATCGAAACTCTCTCAAGtctaatgataaaaaataatcaaaatatgCGAAAGAGTTGGGTAAATGGGATGTTAGTAATTCAAAGATTCATACTTGGATCGGTACTTTTCTTTCTCAGTCAATGTATGCAACTAACAAAATATGATACTGCTACAAAGGTTTGGAACCACTTGGGACGTTTGTATAATCAGTCTATTTTTGCAAAAAGTTATTAGCTAAAAAGTGAAATTAGAGCTCTTAAACATAATGATATTAGCATTCAGGAATTTTATTTGGCTATTACTAATTTGTGAGATCAATTGGCTTTTATAGAATCAGGTGGATTAAAAGTTGTCAAAGTATACACTGACCAAAGAGAAGAACaacgtttggttcaatttttgtaTGGCTCTTCGTGATAATTATGAGGGTCAGTGTAGGGGTCTTTTAAATCGTACTCCTCTTCCCAATGTTGAATAAATTCTTAATGAATTTTTGGCATAAGAAAATAGACTCAAGTTTCACCCTCATTTACATTCAGAAAAATGAATTCTCACACCTCCTATATATGTCTTTAATGTTTCTTTTGATAAAGAAGCAACAATGACACAAATCACCTTGTGCGTGGTTTTCACGGCCAAGAAGCGGGCTAATTTAGTTAATCGGTCTACAATCATCCAAATTGAGTCATGCCCACCTAGTGTACACGGTAATGCCACAATGAAGTTAATGGAAATACTCTCTCATTTCCATTATTGAAGAAACaacatgcaacttcacaattttTCCAATATATATCCGTGCTAGATGAATCACCTTGTACTTGGTTTTTGCGGCCAAAAAGTGGGTTGATTTAGTTATTCAgtctacaatcacccaaattgAGTTGTGTTCATCTAGAATACACAGAAATTGCATAATGAAGCTCATGGAAATACTCTCCAATTTCAATTCTGAAATTTCTAACGGTTGCAATAGTCCACCTACCCTTTGATGCTCGATCTTTACTTGTTGATACACAACACAACCTGCTACATAGTCAACAATATTCTTCTTAATCCCAAGCCACtaataattcctctttggatcTTGGTACATTTTGAACGAACCCAAAAGAATGGTAAAATCACTTTTGTATGCTTCCTCCAAAATTACTTTCCTTAAGTCTGCATCATTCGAATACACACGTGTTGGTTAAAAAGATGAACTTTATTTGTGGCTTGAGAAAAACCTAGTTGTCCAATCTTAGATTGCAACTCTGCATCGGTAAACTAGATAAACTGAGTCCTTTCCCACAAATCACACGTGATGATCAGGTTTCCCATTAGCACCCCATTCTAAGTCCACGCGAACTGAAGTTTAAGAATATGAAACTTCTTTTACAAATCATGCTTTAGAATCATTAATTCAGCTGTGTGCATTTCTTTCTGGCTCAATGCAGGTGCTACTTTATTTTCCTTTCCTGGATGGCACTTGAACTCAAAATCAGAATCCTTAAGATATTCCAGCCACCTCATCTGTCGCATGTTCAACTCCTTTTTATC from Vicia villosa cultivar HV-30 ecotype Madison, WI unplaced genomic scaffold, Vvil1.0 ctg.003544F_1_1, whole genome shotgun sequence harbors:
- the LOC131641169 gene encoding probable amidase At4g34880, with product MATRTKLSICMIVLLFAVTLRGLIVNAIDEWSNFAINEATIEDIQTAFNRNDITSTQLVDFYLHRIQTLNPVLRAVLEVNPDARDQADKADCERRENQNRSLLHGIPVLLKDSIATFDKLNTTAGSYALLGSKVPRDAHVVSKLRDAGAIILGKTSLSEWYGVRSSTEPEAWSARGGFAINPYVESKSPCGSSFGSAISVATNMVTVSLGTETDGSIICPADHNSVVGIKPTVGLTSRAGVIPVSPHLDTIGPICRTVSDAVHVLDVIVGFDPRDYEATKAAEKFIPSGGYKQFLNKQGLKGKKIGVLRNPFLIPYNGSKVISMFEDHLNVLRERGATIVDNLEVENLTIVLDPLQNGEMITLLPEFKVSINKYLQQLIYSPVRSLAEIIEFNINNPILEKTDEYGQDFFVASEMTNGFGKTEIEALKMMDQLSKNGFERVIKENQLDALLAIGSNASPMFAIGGYPAITVPAGYDNQGMPFGICFGGLKGTEPKLIEIAYDFEQATSARKPPPRFSFT